One Takifugu rubripes chromosome 19, fTakRub1.2, whole genome shotgun sequence genomic window carries:
- the nop56 gene encoding nucleolar protein 56, protein MVLLHVLFEHAAGYALFAVKEVEEIGMLLPQVEQSVLNIGKFNNMVSLAAFFPFKSAQGALENMNAVSEGVVHADLKLFLETNLPISTKKKAALGVSDAKIGAALQEEFNLSIQTGGVVAEISRGIRLHFHSLVKGLTGLAASKAQLGLGHSYSRAKVKFNVNRADNMIIQSIALLDQLDKDINTFSMRVREWYGYHFPELIKIVSDNSMYCRLARLIGNRKELTEESLEGLEEVVMDAAKARTILDASRSSMGMDISPIDLINIERFSDRVVSLAGYRLELQEYLRSKMSQVAPNLAALIGEVVGARLISHAGSLTNLAKYPASTVQILGAEKALFRALKTRGNTPKYGLIFHSTFIGRAGAKNKGRISRYLANKCTIASRIDCFSELPTSVFGDKLREQVEERLSFYETGAMPRKNVDVMKEAVQEATDVAAEIKRKLDKKEKKRRKREKLQQQANGDTNGDAEVCMDAGDTPVVKKKKKKQAEEAPVAEEAPVAEETPGKKKKKRKSEVEEVQVEEAPVTDNGAEDTPAKKKKKRKSDATEAAEEAAEAPVSEKRKKKKKGD, encoded by the exons ATG gtgctgttgCACGTGCTGTTTGAACATGCGGCGGGCTACGCGCTGTTCGCCGTTAAAGAAGTGGAGGAGATCGGTATGCTGCTCCCGCAG GTGGAGCAGAGCGTCCTGAACATTGGGAAATTTAACAACATGGTCAGCCTCGCTGCGTTTTTCCCATTCAAATCGGCTCAAGGGGCCCTGGAGAACATGAACGCTGTTTCAGAAG gtgtagTTCATGCTGACCTGAAGTTATTTCTGGAGACTAACCTGCCcatctccacaaagaagaaagCTGCACTGGGGGTCTCGGATGCCAAAATCGGAGCAGCGTTACAGGAAGAGTTCAACCTTTCCATACAGACTGGTGGGGTGGTGGCAGAGATAAGCAGGG GTATCCGCCTGCATTTCCACTCCCTGGTGAAGGGCCTGACTGGCCTGGCCGCCTCCAAGGCCCAGCTCGGGCTTGGCCACAGCTACTCCCGAGCCAAAGTCAAATTCAACGTCAATAGGGCCGACAACATGATCATCCAGTCCATTGCTCTGTTGGaccagctggacaaagacatcAACACCTTCTCCATGCGTGTGCG TGAGTGGTACGGCTACCACTTCCCAGAGCTGATCAAGATCGTGTCTGACAACTCGATGTACTGCCGCTTGGCTCGGCTGATTGGGAACAGGAAGGAGCTGACGGAGGAGAGCCTTGAgggcctggaggaggtggtgatggACGCCGCCAAGGCTCGGACCATCCTAGATGCATCGCGCAGCTCTATGG GCATGGACATTTCTCCAATTGACTTGATCAACATCGAGAGGTTCTCTGATCGTGTGGTGTCTCTGGCTGGATAtcggctggagctgcaggagtaccTGCGCTCCAAGATGAGCCAGGTGGCTCCAAATTTGGCCGCCCTCATTGGAGAAGTG GTTGGAGCTCGTCTGATCTCTCATGCCGGCAGCCTCACAAACCTGGCCAAGTACCCGGCGTCCACCGTACAGATTCTGGGAGCAGAAAAGGCCCTGTTCAG AGCCCTAAAGACCCGTGGCAACACCCCCAAGTACGGGCTCATCTTCCACTCCACTTTCATTGGCCGCGCCGGGGCGAAGAACAAAGGCCGTATCTCCAGATACCTCGCCAACAAGTGTACCATTGCCTCGCGCATCGACTGTTTCTCCG AACTCCCCACCTCTGTGTTCGGCGACAAGCTGCGCGAACAGGTAGAGGAGCGCCTGTCTTTCTACGAGACCGGCGCCATGCCTCGGAAGAACGTGGACGTGATGAAGGAGGCCGTgcaggag GCTACTGACGTCGCGGCCGAGATCAAGCGGAAGCTGgacaagaaggaaaagaaacgcAGGAAGCGGGAGAAGCTACAGCAACAGGCGAATGGTGACACCAACGGCGACGCAGAg GTATGCATGGACGCAGGAGACACCCCAgttgtgaagaagaaaaagaagaaacaagccGAGGAGGCCCCTGTGGCTGAGGAGGCCCCCGTGGCCGAGGAGACCCcagggaagaagaaaaagaagcgtAAATCTGAAGTGGAGGAGGTCCAGGTGGAAGAGGCCCCCGTGACTGATAACGGAGCAGAGGACACACCagccaagaagaaaaagaaacgaAAGAGTGATGcgacagaggcagcagaggaggctgctgaagCACCGGTgtcagaaaagaggaagaaaaagaaaaaaggagactag
- the mlnl gene encoding motilin-like isoform X2 — protein sequence MSMRGAVTGCLVLVCLLVLLAERAEGHITFFSPKEMMVLKEQEGKKFVEPRSEDEQFEEVTVQQLPQDKTDKTVAIAIHLSPQQLDHAVPVLEEIIKEMVEKAK from the exons ATGAGCATGCGTGGAGCTGTGACGGGATGCCTGGTGCTGGTGTGCCTGCTGGTACTGCTGGCAGAGAGGGCGGAGGGACACATCACCTTCTTCAGCCCTAAAGAGATGATGGTTTTGAAG GAGCAAGAAGGCAAAAAATTTGTGGAGCCTCGATCAGAAGATGAACAGTTTGAAGAGGTCACAGTCCAACAACTTCCccag GACAAAACGGATAAAACGGTGGCGATTGCCATTCACCTTTCCCCCCAACAGCTGGATCACGCAGTTCCGGTGCTTGAAGAGATCATTAAAGAAATGGTGGAGAAAG CCAAATAA
- the mlnl gene encoding motilin-like isoform X1: MSMRGAVTGCLVLVCLLVLLAERAEGHITFFSPKEMMVLKQEQEGKKFVEPRSEDEQFEEVTVQQLPQDKTDKTVAIAIHLSPQQLDHAVPVLEEIIKEMVEKAK; this comes from the exons ATGAGCATGCGTGGAGCTGTGACGGGATGCCTGGTGCTGGTGTGCCTGCTGGTACTGCTGGCAGAGAGGGCGGAGGGACACATCACCTTCTTCAGCCCTAAAGAGATGATGGTTTTGAAG CAGGAGCAAGAAGGCAAAAAATTTGTGGAGCCTCGATCAGAAGATGAACAGTTTGAAGAGGTCACAGTCCAACAACTTCCccag GACAAAACGGATAAAACGGTGGCGATTGCCATTCACCTTTCCCCCCAACAGCTGGATCACGCAGTTCCGGTGCTTGAAGAGATCATTAAAGAAATGGTGGAGAAAG CCAAATAA
- the LOC101061745 gene encoding retinol dehydrogenase 11 isoform X2, whose translation MLWVEVFYHPIWVFSTALLAAVVHLQRRRRWDPKVCSVRLQGKVAVVTGANTGIGKFIALDLARRGARVILACRSAARGSAALKEISEKTGNPDVHLRLVDVSSLDSVREFAKGILEEEKALHILVNNAGVSGLPSELTKDGLEISFATNHLGPFLLTTLLLDLMKRSAPARIVNLSSFNHKKGTVDFSHYHGKNLSHRMDRIYNNTKLHIVLITNELARLLQGTGVVANSVDPGIVTTEVLRHYSFILRWLFKFIGFFFFKSPEEGAVSTIFCAVSEEMEGITGKYVDSNCTVALPAPVARDPALAVKVFEMSKRVTSKL comes from the exons ATGCTCTGGGTAGAGGTATTTTACCATCCCATCTGGGTCTTTTCCACGGCTCTGCTGGCTGCCGTCGtgcacctgcagaggagacgGAGGTGGGATCCAAAAGTCTGCAGCGTGCGGCTGCAGGGGAAGGTGGCGGTGGTGACGGGAGCCAACACAG GGATCGGGAAGTTCATTGCTCTGGACCTGGCACGTCGTGGGGCCCGTGTGATCCTGGCTTGCCGGAGCGCGGCCCGGGGCTCGGCGGCTCTCAAAGAAATCAGTGAAAAGACGGGAAACCCTGACGTTCACCTGCGTCTGGTCGACGTGTCTTCTCTGGACTCGGTCAGGGAGTTTGCTAAAGGGATTCTAGAGGAAGAGAAAGCTCTACACATCCTTGTCAACAATGCTGGAGTATCAG GTTTACCTTCAGAGTTGACCAAAGATGGACTGGAGATTTCTTTTGCCACCAACCACCTGGGACCCTTCCTTCTGACCACCCTGCTGCTGG ACCTGATGAAACGCTCGGCCCCGGCGCGCATCGTGAACCTCAGCTCCTTCAACCACAAGAAGGGGACGGTGGACTTCTCTCATTATCATGGCAAGAACCTCTCTCACAGAATGGACCGAATCTACAACAACACTAAGCTGCACATTGTCCTCATCACCAATGAGTTAGCACGACTGCTCCAAGGAACAG GTGTCGTTGCAAATTCAGTGGACCCTGGCATCGTCACCACTGAGGTGCTGAGGCACTATTCGTTTATATTGCGCTGGCTTTTCAAGTTCATcgggtttttcttcttcaag TCTCCAGAGGAGGGCGCTGTCAGCACGATCTTCTGCGCAGTATCGGAGGAAATGGAGGGGATTACTGGCAAGTACGTGGACAGCAACTGCACCGTggctcttcctgctcctgtaGCCCGAGACCCTGCCCTCGCCGTCAAGGTCTTCGAGATGAGCAAGAGAGTGACATCAAAGCTctga
- the LOC101061745 gene encoding retinol dehydrogenase 11 isoform X1 codes for MSLRDLFCHRLWVISTTVLAVVVRLQRRLRWRPDDCDVGLAGKTVIVTGANTGIGKFIALDLARRGARVILACRSAARGSAALKEISEKTGNPDVHLRLVDVSSLDSVREFAKGILEEEKALHILVNNAGVSGLPSELTKDGLEISFATNHLGPFLLTTLLLDLMKRSAPARIVNLSSFNHKKGTVDFSHYHGKNLSHRMDRIYNNTKLHIVLITNELARLLQGTGVVANSVDPGIVTTEVLRHYSFILRWLFKFIGFFFFKSPEEGAVSTIFCAVSEEMEGITGKYVDSNCTVALPAPVARDPALAVKVFEMSKRVTSKL; via the exons aTGAGTTTGAGGGATCTATTTTGTCACCGACTCTGGGTCATTTCTACCACGGTGCTGGCCGTCGTCGTGCGTCTGCAGAGGAGACTGAGGTGGCGTCCTGACGACTGCGATGTGGGTCTGGCGGGAAAGACTGTGATCGTGACGGGAGCCAACACAG GGATCGGGAAGTTCATTGCTCTGGACCTGGCACGTCGTGGGGCCCGTGTGATCCTGGCTTGCCGGAGCGCGGCCCGGGGCTCGGCGGCTCTCAAAGAAATCAGTGAAAAGACGGGAAACCCTGACGTTCACCTGCGTCTGGTCGACGTGTCTTCTCTGGACTCGGTCAGGGAGTTTGCTAAAGGGATTCTAGAGGAAGAGAAAGCTCTACACATCCTTGTCAACAATGCTGGAGTATCAG GTTTACCTTCAGAGTTGACCAAAGATGGACTGGAGATTTCTTTTGCCACCAACCACCTGGGACCCTTCCTTCTGACCACCCTGCTGCTGG ACCTGATGAAACGCTCGGCCCCGGCGCGCATCGTGAACCTCAGCTCCTTCAACCACAAGAAGGGGACGGTGGACTTCTCTCATTATCATGGCAAGAACCTCTCTCACAGAATGGACCGAATCTACAACAACACTAAGCTGCACATTGTCCTCATCACCAATGAGTTAGCACGACTGCTCCAAGGAACAG GTGTCGTTGCAAATTCAGTGGACCCTGGCATCGTCACCACTGAGGTGCTGAGGCACTATTCGTTTATATTGCGCTGGCTTTTCAAGTTCATcgggtttttcttcttcaag TCTCCAGAGGAGGGCGCTGTCAGCACGATCTTCTGCGCAGTATCGGAGGAAATGGAGGGGATTACTGGCAAGTACGTGGACAGCAACTGCACCGTggctcttcctgctcctgtaGCCCGAGACCCTGCCCTCGCCGTCAAGGTCTTCGAGATGAGCAAGAGAGTGACATCAAAGCTctga